The Thermodesulfobacteriota bacterium genome segment GAGTCATTCCGGCAAGGCTGTGCGGTATGAGAAATTCTGGGCAAAGGATAGAAGTACTCCTCGTTGATAAGATCAATCCCTGTAGATGGAGGTGTCTGGTAAAAAATCCAAAGGACGAAATGGAGATAAGATTTGAAACGGGATTAAGTGGTAAATTAAAAAAGAACGGTAGAAACGAGTGGTTTATAGATTTTCAAAGTGGAGCTGATGAATATATAGATCACCGTGGCAAAATGCCGCTGCCCCCTTATATAACTCGAGAACCTGAAGAAGCGGACAAGGTTTATTATCAGACCGTTTATGCAAAAAAAAGTGGGGCAATAGCAGCTCCCACTGCTGGTCTACATTTTTCAAATGAACTATTGAGCCAACTAAATCATATCGGAGTAGAAATAAATTATCTGACACTTCATGTAGGTATTGGGACCTTCCAGCCTGTCAGGACTGAACACGTTGAAGATCATCATATGCATGAGGAATATAGGGAGATTTCTGAAGAGGCATCACAGGCAATAAATCGAGCAAAGCAAGAGGGTAGGAGGGTGATTGCTGTGGGTACGACTGTTGTTAGGGCCTTAGAATCGAGCATTGATCATTCAGGAAATGTCAAAAATTCGTCCGGATTTACGGACCTCTTTATATATCCCGGTTTTCAGTTTAGGCTTGTAGATGCCTTGGTAACTAATTTTCATTTACCAAGATCCACACTGATGATCTTAGTCACAGCATTTGCGGGTAAGGAGCTTATTTTTAGGGCTTATAAGGAGGCAATGGAGAAAAAGTATAGATTACTCAGCTACGGCGACGCTATGCTTATAGTTTAACTCGCTGACAATATTAAACTTATTCAATCCCGTTCCTTCCAAGTTAATAATCGGAAATCCAAGACCCTCTGTCGTTCTCGAAATCCTTTACCGGGAATCCCTA includes the following:
- the queA gene encoding tRNA preQ1(34) S-adenosylmethionine ribosyltransferase-isomerase QueA, whose translation is MNTEEFSYRLPPDLIAFYPEERRDYCSLMVVNRRNGRIEHKRFYELAGLLKEGDLLILNDTRVIPARLCGMRNSGQRIEVLLVDKINPCRWRCLVKNPKDEMEIRFETGLSGKLKKNGRNEWFIDFQSGADEYIDHRGKMPLPPYITREPEEADKVYYQTVYAKKSGAIAAPTAGLHFSNELLSQLNHIGVEINYLTLHVGIGTFQPVRTEHVEDHHMHEEYREISEEASQAINRAKQEGRRVIAVGTTVVRALESSIDHSGNVKNSSGFTDLFIYPGFQFRLVDALVTNFHLPRSTLMILVTAFAGKELIFRAYKEAMEKKYRLLSYGDAMLIV